The following proteins are co-located in the Parafannyhessea umbonata genome:
- a CDS encoding BMC domain-containing protein: MASEGMNALGAIETFGLVWVLEAGDAMCKAGDVELIGYENTASGYISILVQGDVAACKAAVEAGVKAVEALGAEVYSSVVIARPHPDLKKITDKYTVEKLLPY, encoded by the coding sequence ATGGCAAGTGAGGGCATGAACGCGCTCGGCGCAATCGAGACCTTTGGCCTGGTATGGGTCCTCGAGGCCGGGGACGCCATGTGCAAGGCGGGAGACGTCGAGCTCATAGGCTACGAGAACACCGCCTCCGGATATATCTCCATCCTCGTCCAGGGCGACGTCGCGGCGTGCAAGGCCGCGGTCGAGGCCGGCGTGAAGGCTGTCGAGGCGCTCGGCGCGGAGGTCTACAGCTCCGTCGTCATCGCAAGGCCTCACCCCGATCTCAAGAAGATCACTGACAAGTACACCGTCGAGAAGCTCCTGCCCTACTAG
- the cutC gene encoding choline trimethylamine-lyase: MDIKEFAKELSEATKDMSDEQRATVRKMFEKVADQLDAPVASAHEHVSDDEPYDVPDGPTDRQVRLKENFLKQVPTITMFRARAVTELTKANPGMPKIELRAKAFRRCCETAPLVIQDDELVVGAPCGAPRAGAFSPDLAWRWLRDELDTIGDRPQDPFYISEEDKQYCRDVLFPFWEGKSQDEICEDQYREAGVWELSGESFVSDCSYHAMSGGGDSNPGYDVILMNKGMLDIQAEAKQHLAQLDYANPDDLDKIYFYKSVIDTTEGVMIYAKRMSDYAAKLAAECHDAKRKHELEQISTILSHVPAHKPSTFWEAVQSVFVIESLLPVEENQTGMSLGRVDQYMYPFYKADIEAGRITPYQAFDIAGCMLIKMSEMMWVTSRGQSEFFAGYQPFVNMTLGGVTRQGHDATNDLTYLLMDAVRHVKVYQPSIACRINNKSPEKYMRKIVDIVRSGMGFPACHFDDTHIKMMLAKGVSVEDARDYCMMGCVEPQKSGRLYQWTSTSYTQWPICIELTLNHGIPLWYGKQVTPDLGDPEQYHTYEEFDAAVKKTIYYVTKWTDVATVISQRVARDVAPKPLMSIMYEGCMEHGKDVSAGGAMYNYGPGVVWTGLATYADSMAAIKKLVFDEHKYTLTQMFDAMKADFEGYDQLRKDCLDAPKYGNDDDYADDIAADIIDYTEHIHLDFKTLYSHMSTGTLSISNNTPFGEMTGATANGRKAWTPLSDGISPTQGADFRGPTAIIKSVSKLSNDSMNIGMVHNFKLMSGLLDTPEGENGLITLLRTASMFGNGEMQFNYLDNKTLIDAQKHPENHRDLVVRVAGYSAFFNELCKDVQDEIISRTMLNKF; this comes from the coding sequence ATGGACATCAAGGAGTTTGCGAAGGAGCTGTCCGAGGCAACGAAGGACATGTCCGACGAGCAGCGCGCTACCGTCCGCAAGATGTTCGAGAAGGTGGCCGACCAGCTCGACGCGCCCGTCGCCTCCGCCCACGAGCACGTGAGCGACGATGAGCCCTACGACGTGCCCGACGGTCCCACCGACCGCCAGGTCCGCCTGAAGGAGAACTTCCTCAAGCAGGTGCCGACGATCACCATGTTCCGTGCTCGTGCGGTCACCGAGCTCACGAAGGCCAATCCCGGCATGCCGAAGATCGAGCTTCGTGCCAAGGCGTTCCGTCGCTGCTGCGAGACCGCCCCGCTGGTCATCCAGGACGACGAGCTTGTCGTCGGAGCACCCTGCGGCGCACCTCGCGCCGGTGCGTTCTCGCCGGACCTCGCATGGCGTTGGCTTCGCGACGAGCTCGACACCATCGGTGACCGTCCGCAGGACCCGTTCTACATCTCGGAGGAGGACAAGCAGTACTGCCGCGACGTGCTGTTCCCGTTCTGGGAGGGCAAGTCCCAGGATGAGATCTGCGAGGACCAGTACCGCGAGGCAGGCGTCTGGGAGCTCTCCGGCGAGTCTTTCGTCTCCGACTGCTCCTACCATGCCATGTCCGGCGGCGGTGACTCCAACCCCGGCTACGACGTCATCCTCATGAACAAGGGCATGCTCGACATCCAGGCCGAGGCGAAGCAGCACCTCGCGCAGCTTGACTATGCCAACCCCGACGACCTCGACAAGATCTACTTCTACAAGAGCGTGATCGACACCACCGAGGGCGTCATGATCTATGCGAAGCGCATGAGCGACTACGCGGCGAAGCTCGCCGCCGAGTGCCACGACGCGAAGCGCAAGCACGAGCTCGAGCAGATCTCCACGATCCTCTCGCACGTCCCCGCCCACAAGCCCAGCACGTTCTGGGAGGCCGTCCAGTCCGTCTTCGTCATCGAGAGCCTGCTCCCGGTGGAGGAGAACCAGACCGGCATGTCTCTCGGCCGCGTCGACCAGTACATGTATCCGTTCTACAAGGCAGACATCGAGGCCGGCCGCATCACGCCGTACCAGGCGTTCGACATCGCGGGCTGCATGCTCATCAAGATGTCCGAGATGATGTGGGTCACCTCCCGCGGCCAGTCCGAGTTCTTTGCCGGCTACCAGCCCTTCGTGAACATGACCCTCGGCGGCGTCACGCGTCAGGGCCACGACGCGACGAACGATTTGACCTACCTTCTGATGGACGCCGTCCGTCACGTCAAGGTGTACCAGCCGTCCATCGCGTGCCGCATCAACAACAAGTCGCCCGAGAAGTACATGCGCAAGATCGTGGACATCGTCCGCTCCGGCATGGGCTTCCCCGCGTGTCACTTTGACGACACCCACATCAAGATGATGCTTGCCAAGGGCGTCAGCGTCGAGGACGCGCGCGACTACTGCATGATGGGCTGCGTCGAGCCCCAGAAGTCCGGCCGACTGTACCAGTGGACCTCCACGTCCTACACGCAGTGGCCCATCTGCATAGAGCTCACCCTCAACCACGGCATCCCCCTGTGGTACGGCAAGCAGGTAACCCCCGACCTGGGCGACCCGGAGCAGTACCACACCTACGAGGAGTTCGACGCCGCCGTCAAGAAGACCATCTACTACGTCACCAAGTGGACGGACGTCGCGACGGTCATCTCGCAGCGCGTCGCGCGTGACGTCGCCCCGAAGCCCCTCATGTCCATCATGTACGAGGGTTGCATGGAGCACGGCAAGGACGTCTCCGCCGGTGGCGCCATGTACAACTACGGCCCCGGCGTCGTCTGGACCGGCCTCGCCACCTACGCGGACTCCATGGCCGCCATCAAGAAGCTGGTCTTCGACGAGCACAAGTACACGCTCACGCAGATGTTCGATGCCATGAAGGCCGACTTCGAGGGCTACGACCAGCTGCGCAAGGACTGCCTCGACGCCCCGAAGTACGGAAACGACGACGACTACGCGGATGACATCGCAGCGGACATCATCGACTACACCGAGCACATCCACCTGGACTTCAAGACGCTGTACTCCCACATGTCCACCGGAACGCTCTCCATCTCCAACAACACCCCGTTCGGCGAGATGACCGGCGCCACCGCGAACGGCCGCAAGGCTTGGACCCCGCTGTCCGATGGCATCAGCCCCACGCAGGGTGCGGACTTCCGCGGTCCCACCGCCATCATCAAGTCCGTCTCGAAGCTCTCGAACGACTCGATGAACATCGGCATGGTCCACAACTTCAAGCTCATGAGCGGCTTGCTCGACACGCCCGAGGGCGAGAACGGCCTCATCACCCTGCTGCGCACCGCCTCGATGTTCGGCAACGGCGAGATGCAGTTCAACTACCTCGACAACAAGACGCTCATCGACGCCCAGAAGCATCCGGAGAACCACCGCGACCTCGTGGTCCGCGTCGCAGGCTACTCGGCGTTCTTCAACGAGCTGTGCAAGGACGTCCAGGACGAAATCATCAGCCGCACCATGCTCAACAAGTTCTAG
- the cutD gene encoding choline TMA-lyase-activating enzyme yields the protein MSREQSGVERKARIFNLQKYNMYDGPGVRSMAFLKGCPLRCKWCSNPESQHRGHEVMFKRANCVDCGACVAVCPVGVHKMADGEHVVDRDVQCIGCRRCEKACMYHALEVMGEDRSIDDIMDFLDEDADFYRMSGGGITLSGGEVLAQPEATLSILMAAKAHGYHTAIETCGYAPTPTIMRVAQYVDLFLFDIKQMDPVKHKFWTGVNNEQILCNVKELLENGYNVRVRMPLLKGVNDSKEEIDAVIAYFKPYRYQKNFDGVDLLPYHKLGVGKYASLGRDYEIKDDPSLSDDDLNRIEGWIKGADFKVSLVRH from the coding sequence ATGAGCCGCGAGCAGAGTGGTGTTGAGCGCAAGGCGCGCATCTTCAACCTTCAGAAGTACAACATGTACGACGGCCCCGGCGTGCGCTCCATGGCCTTCCTCAAGGGCTGCCCCCTCCGCTGCAAATGGTGCTCGAACCCCGAGAGCCAGCATCGCGGGCACGAGGTCATGTTCAAGCGTGCGAACTGCGTCGACTGCGGGGCATGCGTCGCGGTCTGCCCCGTCGGCGTCCACAAGATGGCGGACGGGGAGCACGTCGTCGACCGCGACGTCCAGTGCATCGGCTGCCGCAGGTGCGAGAAGGCCTGCATGTACCATGCGCTTGAGGTCATGGGGGAGGACCGCTCCATCGACGACATCATGGACTTCCTGGACGAGGACGCCGACTTCTACCGCATGTCCGGGGGCGGCATCACGCTCTCCGGGGGAGAAGTGCTGGCACAGCCGGAGGCAACCCTTTCCATCCTGATGGCGGCGAAGGCCCATGGCTACCACACGGCCATCGAGACCTGCGGTTACGCACCGACGCCGACCATCATGAGGGTCGCGCAGTACGTCGATCTGTTCCTGTTCGACATCAAGCAGATGGACCCCGTGAAGCACAAGTTTTGGACGGGCGTGAACAACGAGCAGATCCTGTGCAACGTCAAGGAGCTCCTGGAGAACGGATACAACGTCCGCGTCCGCATGCCCCTGCTCAAGGGCGTGAACGACTCCAAGGAAGAGATCGACGCGGTCATCGCGTACTTCAAGCCGTATCGCTACCAGAAGAACTTCGACGGCGTCGACCTGCTTCCCTACCACAAGCTCGGCGTCGGCAAGTACGCGTCGCTCGGTCGTGACTACGAGATCAAGGACGACCCGTCGCTCAGCGACGACGACCTCAACAGGATCGAGGGCTGGATCAAGGGCGCCGACTTCAAGGTGAGCCTGGTCAGGCACTAG
- a CDS encoding aldehyde dehydrogenase, whose protein sequence is MSLIDNDLLSIQEARILLEHAAESAEVLEGLPASLVDDFLTHLRERILPKAREYAEASFAESDYCSPEDESELTKWVLGDLLDDVRAQTPVQKIIRSRRGSAEVCLPKGVVVSLLPDWLAVPTMLSQLFMAVHSKSPIVFSASARIHATCEKVMGDVLQVAEFCHYPTEALGFLSIFCPEGEEWVCSQPCVRVVIDSREESNAHDFDAAGRDVYHATLGNNPVFVESTADLSACADEVVLGKSFCYGMLPGAEQSVVVERAVDERFQEELRRRGCYFLTDEEADRLVGTLFMQDGSPYRELIAKSAFDLARRADITVPESTRVLVVEKPYVSEYSFFSKAKFGPVLSYYVEESWRTACEKCIELILNSGHGNALSIFSKDPEVIRQFILKKPVGRVLVNVSTGLGCIGCHSDLPKTLTVTGWDCATTSELGVTYGDFVRRRQVGVGEGPDARALLDKASSCDHTPVAVRVRIPDSGGGEKSRPAGPRDTGKEPGDWFSGVVQAIRNDSEEE, encoded by the coding sequence ATGTCTCTCATCGATAACGACCTTCTCTCGATTCAGGAGGCGCGCATTCTCCTGGAGCACGCGGCCGAATCCGCGGAGGTCCTCGAGGGGCTGCCGGCATCGCTGGTCGACGACTTCCTGACACACCTGCGCGAACGAATCCTGCCCAAGGCGCGCGAGTACGCTGAGGCGTCCTTTGCGGAGAGCGACTACTGCTCGCCCGAGGACGAGTCCGAGCTCACGAAGTGGGTCCTCGGAGACCTGTTGGACGACGTGCGAGCACAGACTCCGGTGCAGAAGATCATCCGCTCGCGCAGAGGCTCCGCGGAGGTATGCCTTCCCAAGGGCGTGGTCGTGTCGCTGCTTCCGGATTGGCTTGCGGTTCCCACGATGCTCAGCCAGCTCTTCATGGCGGTGCACTCCAAGAGCCCGATCGTCTTCTCGGCTAGCGCCCGCATCCATGCGACGTGCGAGAAGGTCATGGGCGACGTGCTCCAGGTCGCGGAGTTCTGCCACTATCCCACGGAGGCGCTCGGCTTCCTTTCGATCTTCTGCCCCGAGGGCGAGGAGTGGGTCTGTTCGCAGCCGTGCGTCCGCGTGGTCATCGACTCCCGCGAGGAATCGAACGCCCACGACTTCGACGCTGCTGGCAGGGACGTGTACCACGCGACGCTGGGCAACAACCCGGTCTTCGTGGAGTCGACCGCGGACCTCTCCGCGTGCGCGGACGAGGTGGTCCTCGGCAAGTCGTTCTGCTACGGGATGCTTCCGGGCGCGGAGCAGAGCGTTGTCGTGGAGCGTGCCGTGGACGAGCGCTTCCAGGAGGAGCTTCGCCGGCGCGGGTGCTACTTCCTCACGGACGAGGAGGCGGACCGCCTTGTGGGGACGCTCTTCATGCAGGACGGCAGCCCGTATCGCGAGCTCATCGCGAAGAGCGCCTTCGACCTCGCCCGTCGCGCCGACATAACGGTGCCCGAGAGCACGAGGGTGCTCGTCGTCGAAAAGCCCTACGTCAGCGAGTACAGCTTCTTCTCGAAGGCAAAGTTCGGCCCCGTCCTCTCGTACTACGTGGAAGAGAGCTGGCGTACGGCGTGCGAGAAGTGCATAGAGCTGATCCTCAACAGCGGTCACGGCAACGCGCTCTCGATCTTCTCAAAGGATCCCGAGGTAATCCGCCAATTCATCCTCAAGAAGCCCGTTGGCAGGGTCCTCGTGAACGTCAGCACCGGACTTGGTTGCATCGGCTGTCACAGCGACCTGCCGAAGACGCTCACGGTCACCGGATGGGACTGCGCCACCACCTCGGAGCTCGGGGTCACCTACGGGGATTTCGTGCGCAGAAGGCAGGTGGGAGTCGGGGAAGGTCCCGACGCGCGGGCGCTGCTTGACAAGGCGAGCTCGTGCGACCACACGCCGGTCGCTGTGAGGGTTCGGATTCCGGACTCCGGGGGCGGGGAGAAGAGCCGTCCTGCGGGGCCGAGGGATACAGGCAAGGAGCCGGGGGACTGGTTCTCCGGCGTAGTACAGGCAATTCGTAACGATTCCGAAGAGGAGTGA
- a CDS encoding BMC domain-containing protein, with protein sequence MRYRGEEAIGLIETIGMVPAIYAADAMLKAGDTELVSYENVGSTLVTIIVKGDVAACEAAVKAGKEAASSIGKLTAANVMKRPVPPIGDVVSVHDVDYN encoded by the coding sequence ATGCGCTACAGGGGAGAGGAGGCCATCGGCCTCATCGAGACCATCGGCATGGTCCCCGCGATCTACGCGGCCGACGCGATGCTTAAGGCCGGCGACACCGAGCTCGTCAGCTACGAGAACGTCGGCTCCACGCTCGTCACCATCATCGTGAAGGGCGACGTCGCGGCATGCGAGGCCGCGGTCAAGGCCGGCAAGGAGGCTGCCTCCAGCATTGGCAAGCTCACCGCCGCAAATGTGATGAAGAGGCCCGTCCCGCCCATCGGCGACGTCGTCTCCGTCCACGACGTCGACTACAACTAG